The Candidatus Limnocylindria bacterium genome window below encodes:
- a CDS encoding DinB family protein has translation MEKLRFDEDRAFTLADDAATIARIVRTVSADRLRAVKFGDWTAVEVIGHLADASEIFAERVRRCVDEERPALPSFDQDAIAAERRNAERDPMELSRRVSAAHAQIVRLLMDERARSRPGIHSEYGELDAGHFGAYEANHAHEHATELAAAFPPTK, from the coding sequence ATGGAGAAGCTCCGCTTCGATGAGGACAGGGCGTTCACACTCGCCGATGACGCCGCGACGATCGCGCGCATCGTCCGGACCGTGAGCGCCGACCGCCTGCGAGCGGTGAAGTTCGGCGACTGGACCGCGGTCGAGGTCATCGGGCACCTCGCCGACGCGTCCGAGATCTTCGCCGAGCGCGTCCGGCGCTGTGTCGACGAGGAGCGTCCCGCACTGCCTTCGTTCGACCAGGACGCGATCGCGGCCGAGCGCCGCAACGCCGAGCGCGATCCGATGGAGCTTTCGCGTCGCGTCAGCGCCGCGCACGCCCAGATCGTGCGTCTGCTCATGGATGAGCGCGCCCGCTCGCGGCCGGGGATCCACTCCGAATACGGCGAGCTCGACGCCGGCCATTTCGGCGCATACGAGGCGAACCACGCCCACGAGCACGCGACCGAGCTCGCCGCCGCGTTCCCGCCGACGAAATAG
- a CDS encoding GNAT family N-acetyltransferase encodes MVTSSASSLFTAFMRDALGPSLRDLGFRGSGRHYSIPSETHWALLGFQTSKWSTAKSIEFTVNVTVIGRDAWLRWRELEPYHDERPSANVSYGPGPREMDPALRARYWHQRLGMLLPEHRATGGNFGQKRFGLSRAGRRDRDPGSRTPGDSEADVELTLAERQLRARYGRRRSKELQIYLWLFCVAMFGPVLRGEHVTLRPADDSDPPRMVPWFADMEVTRYLGRRMAVALYYEVDILRKFGEAEDTVFWMIEADGETIGATGIHAIDWLNAHGTTGIVIGAKEQWGKGYATEAMRLRTRYAFRELNLHKIMTEVFVANEASRRALEKNGYRTIGTSRDHFFTRGAWHDIWLGEVLREDWERAQTA; translated from the coding sequence GTGGTGACTTCTTCGGCGAGTTCGCTCTTCACAGCGTTCATGCGTGACGCGCTGGGACCGTCGCTGCGAGATCTCGGCTTCCGCGGATCGGGTCGGCACTACTCGATTCCAAGTGAGACCCATTGGGCGCTGCTCGGCTTCCAGACATCGAAGTGGTCGACCGCGAAGTCGATCGAGTTCACCGTGAACGTGACGGTCATTGGTCGCGATGCCTGGCTGCGCTGGCGCGAACTCGAGCCGTACCACGACGAGCGGCCGTCGGCGAACGTCAGCTACGGGCCTGGTCCGCGCGAGATGGATCCCGCTCTGCGAGCGAGGTACTGGCATCAGCGCCTCGGCATGCTGCTGCCGGAGCATCGCGCCACTGGTGGGAACTTCGGGCAGAAAAGATTCGGCCTCAGTCGCGCGGGACGTCGTGACCGCGATCCGGGATCACGCACTCCCGGAGATTCGGAAGCGGATGTCGAGCTGACGCTCGCCGAGCGACAACTGCGAGCCCGTTACGGTCGTCGCCGCTCCAAGGAACTGCAAATCTATCTTTGGCTATTCTGCGTGGCCATGTTCGGACCCGTGTTGCGCGGTGAGCACGTCACGCTGCGTCCCGCCGACGACAGCGACCCGCCGCGTATGGTCCCGTGGTTCGCCGACATGGAGGTGACGCGTTACCTCGGCCGCCGCATGGCCGTCGCGCTCTACTACGAAGTGGACATCCTGAGGAAGTTCGGCGAGGCCGAGGACACGGTGTTCTGGATGATCGAGGCGGACGGCGAGACGATCGGCGCGACCGGGATCCACGCCATCGACTGGCTGAACGCGCACGGGACGACCGGGATCGTGATCGGCGCGAAAGAGCAGTGGGGCAAGGGGTACGCCACCGAGGCGATGCGCCTTCGCACTCGTTACGCATTCCGCGAGCTGAACCTCCACAAGATCATGACCGAGGTCTTCGTCGCGAACGAGGCGAGCCGGCGCGCGCTCGAGAAGAACGGCTACCGCACCATCGGCACGAGCCGCGATCACTTCTTCACGCGCGGAGCGTGGCACGACATCTGGCTCGGCGAAGTCCTGCGCGAGGACTGGGAGCGTGCGCAGACGGCCTGA
- a CDS encoding FecR family protein, whose amino-acid sequence MLLLVGAGVYLSLRPTSNATADNAATVGVLNIAVDAQKGSADFAPALDGDIVTSGDFVRSSKDGRAVLTFFDGSTLSVDPGALVKVLTLNRLPSGGIELLVEQTLGRSWAAVAKLKPDSKFEIKTPSSIASVRGTAFETNVTQNADGTTSATYKVDDGQILVTANAGGSVTVGQGQQVTINVNQPAPAAATAQAPTIRFVITPSAGIEFAIGAPTGATCGNGRTKQEVFGCFVSGATAAVREPPAGHYAVMVTKTAASPTPTLLVEAFRGGTRESSRALPVNQNIGDIVRSGFTYAVGTPLTISEFEPAEVVTSVCSALSTGRVFATGAVEDRYAQLRTYAQTNKNQPVAFVVVESDLTAAANAGAPTNVPATTVNDVRATIDSAGVHFSAQASASILTLSAATDISAGPVDGKLVIRIHSLTASPLPAGLLDPIRALLERSFDDFSNGFPFTVRQVSMRQGCLSVTGTTP is encoded by the coding sequence GTGCTGCTTCTCGTGGGAGCGGGCGTCTACCTCTCCCTGCGCCCCACCTCGAACGCGACCGCCGACAACGCCGCGACCGTCGGTGTGCTCAACATCGCCGTCGACGCCCAGAAGGGCTCGGCCGACTTCGCTCCGGCCCTCGACGGCGACATCGTCACGAGCGGCGACTTCGTTCGCTCGAGCAAGGACGGCCGCGCGGTGCTCACGTTCTTCGACGGCTCGACGCTCAGTGTCGACCCAGGCGCTCTCGTCAAGGTCCTGACCCTCAACCGCCTCCCGAGCGGCGGTATAGAGCTGCTGGTGGAGCAGACGCTGGGACGATCGTGGGCCGCGGTCGCGAAACTGAAGCCCGACTCCAAGTTCGAGATCAAGACGCCATCGTCGATCGCGTCCGTCCGCGGCACCGCGTTCGAGACGAACGTCACGCAGAACGCGGACGGCACGACGTCCGCGACGTACAAGGTCGACGACGGACAGATCCTCGTGACCGCGAACGCCGGCGGGAGCGTCACCGTCGGGCAGGGACAACAGGTCACGATCAACGTCAACCAGCCGGCACCCGCGGCAGCCACGGCGCAGGCGCCGACGATTCGTTTCGTCATCACCCCCTCCGCCGGCATCGAGTTCGCGATCGGCGCGCCGACCGGCGCGACCTGCGGGAACGGGCGTACCAAGCAGGAGGTCTTCGGCTGCTTCGTGAGCGGCGCCACCGCGGCGGTGCGCGAGCCACCCGCGGGTCACTACGCGGTCATGGTCACCAAGACCGCGGCCTCGCCGACCCCGACCCTCCTGGTCGAGGCGTTCCGGGGCGGGACGCGTGAATCTTCTCGTGCCCTACCGGTCAACCAGAACATCGGGGACATCGTGCGCTCCGGATTCACGTACGCGGTCGGAACACCGCTGACGATCTCCGAGTTCGAGCCGGCCGAAGTGGTCACCAGCGTCTGCAGCGCGCTGTCCACGGGACGTGTCTTCGCGACCGGCGCGGTGGAGGACCGATACGCGCAGCTGCGCACCTATGCGCAGACGAACAAGAATCAGCCGGTCGCCTTCGTCGTGGTCGAATCGGACCTGACGGCCGCGGCGAACGCGGGCGCGCCGACCAACGTGCCGGCGACGACGGTGAACGATGTCCGCGCGACGATCGATTCCGCGGGTGTGCATTTCTCCGCGCAGGCGAGCGCATCGATCCTTACGTTGAGCGCCGCGACAGACATCAGCGCGGGGCCCGTCGACGGGAAGCTCGTGATCCGCATCCACAGCCTGACCGCGAGTCCGTTACCGGCCGGCCTCCTCGACCCCATCCGCGCCCTTCTCGAGAGGAGCTTCGACGATTTCTCGAATGGATTCCCGTTCACCGTGCGTCAGGTCTCGATGCGCCAGGGCTGCCTCAGCGTGACGGGCACGACGCCCTAA
- a CDS encoding serine hydrolase domain-containing protein yields MDPTLDTLVRDAMERYHVPGVAIGMLRAGAVEVAGFGVTSVEHPLPVDGDTLFQIASVTKTMTATVIMRLVERGALDLDAPVRRYIPAFRLRDATAQEGATVRHLVTHTGGWLGDCFADFGSGDDALERYVAAMAELEQITPLGEIWHYSNSSFTLLGRLIEVVTGKTYEDATRELLFVPLGMTKSCFSANEAITHRVAVGHVIVDEKPTVARPWAFPRATTPVGGIVSTANDLMRYARFHLGDGTAPDGARLLSKASVELMRTPLADADLDRKVGVSWFVRTIGGVRLQYHGGVAIGQQGVLMLAPDRGEAVTVQTNSARGGLLHQDVTTWWQRQRLNLKVPEPVYIELDRTRYTEYADRYLAELSDAELELSDTGLVYRTFSHNKLGVQPKPPDPPPSRVAFTSDARFTLLDGPLKDTRGEFLRGPDGRVRYMRVGGRVYRRTRT; encoded by the coding sequence GTGGACCCCACTCTCGACACCCTCGTCCGCGATGCGATGGAGCGGTACCACGTGCCCGGCGTCGCGATCGGCATGCTTCGCGCCGGCGCGGTGGAGGTGGCGGGTTTCGGCGTGACGAGCGTCGAGCATCCGCTGCCGGTCGACGGCGACACGCTCTTCCAGATCGCGTCGGTGACCAAGACGATGACCGCGACGGTGATCATGCGGCTCGTCGAGCGCGGTGCGCTCGACCTCGACGCGCCGGTGCGCCGCTACATCCCGGCGTTCCGACTCCGCGACGCGACCGCGCAGGAGGGCGCGACGGTCCGGCACCTCGTGACCCACACCGGCGGTTGGCTGGGCGATTGCTTCGCCGACTTCGGTAGCGGCGACGACGCCCTCGAGCGATACGTGGCGGCGATGGCCGAGCTCGAGCAGATCACGCCGCTGGGCGAGATATGGCACTACTCGAACTCGAGCTTCACGCTGCTCGGACGGCTGATCGAGGTCGTGACGGGCAAGACCTATGAGGACGCCACGCGCGAGCTGCTCTTCGTACCGCTGGGCATGACAAAGTCGTGCTTCTCGGCGAATGAGGCCATCACCCACCGCGTCGCGGTCGGCCACGTGATCGTCGATGAGAAGCCGACGGTCGCGCGGCCGTGGGCGTTCCCGCGCGCGACCACACCGGTCGGCGGCATCGTCTCGACCGCGAATGACCTGATGCGCTACGCGCGCTTCCACCTCGGCGACGGGACCGCGCCCGACGGCGCGCGCCTCCTATCAAAAGCGTCGGTCGAGCTCATGCGCACGCCGCTCGCCGACGCCGATCTCGATCGCAAGGTCGGCGTCTCATGGTTCGTGCGCACGATCGGTGGCGTTCGTCTTCAGTACCACGGTGGCGTCGCGATCGGGCAGCAGGGTGTGCTGATGCTCGCCCCGGACCGCGGCGAGGCCGTGACGGTGCAGACGAACTCCGCTCGTGGCGGGCTCCTTCACCAGGACGTGACCACGTGGTGGCAGCGCCAGCGGCTCAATCTCAAGGTGCCGGAGCCCGTCTACATCGAGCTCGACCGGACGCGCTACACGGAGTACGCCGACCGATATCTCGCCGAGCTCTCCGACGCCGAGCTCGAGCTCTCGGACACCGGGCTTGTGTACCGCACGTTCTCGCACAACAAGCTCGGCGTGCAGCCGAAGCCACCGGACCCGCCGCCGTCGCGTGTCGCGTTCACGAGCGACGCGCGCTTCACACTGCTCGACGGTCCGCTCAAGGACACCCGTGGCGAATTCCTGCGCGGACCCGACGGTCGCGTGCGATACATGCGCGTCGGCGGACGCGTTTATCGCCGAACACGGACCTAG
- the thyA gene encoding thymidylate synthase, which produces MRQYLDILRKAIESGVDRDDRTGTGTRAIFGEVMRFRMSDGFPAVTTKRLAFRSVLAELLWFIAGSSDVNELHALGTHIWDGNAYAPYWVERARFDGDAGRNYGQQWRDWIVADGRHVDQLQGVIDALSTNPSSRRHLVTAWNPGELDQTSLPACHAFFQFFVAEGKLSVMMYQRSCDLFLGVPFNIAEYAVLLHLVAQLTGLVPDEFIHVLADAHVYRDHLDAVRQQLERDPYPSPRLSLDPSLRSLDDVVARYREIVGRARAGEKPGPLLDRIARLEQYQFHPPIEAKMAV; this is translated from the coding sequence ATGCGTCAGTACCTCGACATCCTGCGCAAGGCGATCGAGAGCGGCGTCGATCGCGACGATCGCACCGGGACCGGAACGCGCGCGATCTTCGGCGAGGTGATGCGCTTCCGGATGAGCGACGGCTTCCCGGCGGTGACGACGAAGCGGCTCGCGTTCCGGTCTGTCCTCGCCGAGCTCCTGTGGTTCATCGCCGGAAGCTCCGACGTGAACGAGCTGCACGCGCTCGGCACGCACATCTGGGACGGGAACGCGTACGCGCCGTACTGGGTGGAGCGCGCCCGGTTCGACGGGGATGCCGGGCGGAACTACGGGCAGCAGTGGCGCGATTGGATCGTGGCCGACGGTCGGCACGTCGACCAGCTGCAGGGTGTCATCGACGCGCTGAGCACGAATCCGTCGAGCCGGCGCCACCTCGTCACGGCGTGGAACCCGGGCGAGCTCGATCAAACGAGCCTGCCCGCCTGCCACGCGTTCTTCCAGTTCTTCGTGGCCGAGGGAAAGCTGAGCGTGATGATGTATCAGCGCTCCTGCGACCTGTTCCTCGGCGTGCCGTTCAACATCGCGGAGTACGCGGTGCTGCTCCATCTCGTCGCGCAGCTCACCGGGCTCGTGCCGGACGAGTTCATCCACGTGCTTGCGGATGCGCACGTCTACCGCGACCACCTGGACGCGGTGCGACAGCAGCTCGAGCGCGACCCCTATCCGTCGCCGCGTCTCTCACTCGACCCGAGCCTGCGGAGCCTCGATGACGTCGTCGCGCGCTATCGCGAGATCGTGGGCCGGGCCCGCGCGGGCGAGAAGCCCGGTCCGCTGCTCGACCGCATCGCGCGCCTCGAGCAGTACCAGTTCCATCCGCCGATCGAAGCGAAGATGGCGGTGTAG
- a CDS encoding dihydrofolate reductase, producing MSFVVAYDRNRAIGKDNKIPWRLPDDMKHVRDLTIGKPLIMGRRTWESIGRPLPQRTSIVLTRDPGFKCDGCLIARTPDEAMELAGAAPEIIVFGGARVFEDFLARADRIYLTEVDADVGGDTFFPPLDPGDWEVIEAVGHPADERHPYDFSFLTLDRKRK from the coding sequence ATCTCCTTCGTCGTCGCGTACGACCGCAATCGCGCGATCGGGAAGGACAACAAGATCCCCTGGCGACTGCCCGACGACATGAAGCACGTGCGCGACCTCACGATCGGCAAACCGCTCATCATGGGGCGACGCACGTGGGAGTCGATCGGTCGGCCTCTTCCGCAGCGCACCAGCATCGTGCTGACGCGCGACCCGGGATTCAAATGCGACGGCTGCCTCATCGCGCGCACGCCCGACGAGGCGATGGAACTGGCTGGCGCGGCGCCAGAGATCATCGTCTTCGGCGGCGCGCGCGTATTCGAGGACTTCCTGGCGCGCGCCGATCGCATCTACCTCACCGAGGTGGACGCCGATGTCGGCGGCGACACCTTCTTCCCGCCGCTCGATCCCGGCGACTGGGAAGTGATCGAGGCGGTGGGGCACCCCGCCGATGAGCGCCACCCGTACGACTTCAGCTTTCTCACGCTCGATCGCAAGCGGAAGTGA